TGAGGTAAGACATGCTTCTGAATTATTTAGCatatgttatattatatataatgagCAGGATCATGTGAGCGCCTCAACCCTGGTTCAGGTGCGCCCGCCCAGACCCAGATGAGGCACTTGGGCCTTACCTAGCCTGGAGTGCCTTGAACAAATCCTCTTTTCACTCCTAAAAGTTATATTTCATTTCTTCTTAATTGTGCACTTCTTTTTTCACTCTATAAGACTGCAAGCACAACCCTCTTTCCCTTCATCTATCTCTTTTGCCTTTCCTCATCTCGACCCTCTTCCCGGACCTTTTCCCACCTAAAATCTCTTCCATATTCAAGAGTTTGTGgaagtcaaaattctcaaagagaACTTTCAATCGAAGATCTTATTTCGACCCAATGACTTATTTCTTCAAATTAGGTAAATCTGAACCCTATTACTTAGCTTAATAACTTAATTTAGGGGCAGTTTTTATCATGTTCCTGACTTAATTAATTGTTCTCCGTTACAAGTAATCTTATGCAGATTATGATAAAAACTGTAAATGTTTCAAgtaaaattctatgcaacatgtgtTCTAAGTAAAACATTAATTTTACAAGTTATGTCTGATGCTTCTGTAGgtgattttctatttttctttaattGAATATTTTCTTTTAACAAAACTCAGATAAATAATAATGGTCAAACATTGATTGATTAGAATTTCTATTTTTTGTATCTCAAATGTAGTTTGGTTGGTTTACAGGATGCAAATTCTATCTCAGTTGCAGAGGGTAATCAGTTAACTAGAGATACTGATCTTTCACCTGGTCAACCACTGCAATCTAGTCAATCTTCAGCAAGCCTGGGTGTCATCGGTAGGAGAAGTGGGTTAGACCTTGGTGCCATTGGTGACAACATTAGTGGCTTAGCTGGGAATTCCGGTGGTGTGCACGATCAGATCTATAACCTGCAGATGCTTGAAGCTGCATACTACAAACTTCCGCAGCCCAGGGACTCGGAACGTGCAAAGAACTATGTACCAGTAGGAATTTATTTCCTGTGTCGTACTTTGAGCGCTGTGTTAATTCTTCCCCTGAATTCTGCCAGACGTTTCAGTTTCATCTAATATATACATTCTGTTTAATTTTTTCAGAGGCATCCTGCAGTGACTCCTGCTAGTTTTCCTCAAATGCAGGCACCAATAGTTGATAATCCTGCCTTTTGGGAACGACTAAGCCTTGATCCATTGGGCACCGATGCTTTGTTTTTTGCATTTTATCATCAACAGGTGTTGAGTCATTTCTTGTGGCCTTTTGGTTCCTTTTCTTCTCTGTTTGAACTGCTAGAATATGTATTTAACtagatattaaataaatatgttgCATCAGCTGCTGGATATTTTGTACAACTGATGTTTCATTTTTCACTGCAGAACACTTATCAGCAGTATTTAGCTGCCAGAGAATTGAAAAGGCAGTCATGGAGATTTCACAAGAAATTTAATACATGGTTTCAACGGCATGAGGAACCAAAAGTTACTAATGACAACTTTGAGAGAGGAAATTATATATACTTTGATTTTCATATTGCAAATGATGGTTCTCAGCATGGATGGTATGTTGGACTGCATTTAGTTCTCCAAGAGTCTTCATTTTTCGTTGTAAAGATTATTGTACTTGTATTTGTGTTTCTTCAAGTCTTATCACCTCCTTTTCGAAATTTATGACTAGTGTAAACTCATGACCTGGAAATCACTATTCACTACTACTATACATTACCAGTAGTAGATCAAAGATTTAGTTTCTTTTCCAATCTGAAAAAAGGCAACTGAATCATGTGTATGTGCCATATATTTACTGTTTGGTACACATTTGCTGATTTTTCTCTCATTAATAGAATTTGCAAATATTTGAGCTTTGTTATGAGATTTATTTTGCTGGCTTTCTGCTTTATAATCATCTCTCTGCCATTGTTTTTCTTTCTGCTGATTCGTTGAAACCTTGCTTGGTTGCAGGTGCCAGAGGATTAAAACTGACTTCACCTTCGAATATGATTTCCTTGAAGATGAACTTGTGGTGTAGCCTTTCTGAATCACATGTGATCCATCAACTAATTTCAAGTTTTGGTATGTTGCGATCCGTTCTTGTTATATGTTTATAAAAAGATCATATTTGTGAACTAAACGTGGTGACTAAGCCTGATGTTCGGAACCAGCTTTGCTTCTTCTCAATCTATTATACAATTTCACCTACAAATTCCACTAGATTCACATGATCTATATGTTTCTTGCACCATTCAGTAACCTCTAGTGATATTGTCACATTCATCTGTGATGTGATAATGCATTAAACTGGCAGACCAAGGCATAGGCGTGTTGCAGCCTTGCAGGGAGAGGACACTACTGGAGGTTGACTCTTGTGTTGCCATGTTGCATAATGTTATAcgatactctttttttttcttttttttttcctgcagGAATTTGGTGATTAAGTTCATGTGGCGCAGTGTAGAATTGCTGATTTGAACTTTTCCCCCTGGAGGAACTTCGATCAGGCAGTTACTGGGTGCAATATTCAATCTAATCATTGGAGGTAACCAAAACAAGAAAGGATTTTGTGGCATAGGATTCCTGATAGATGCTTTAGAACTAGCAACTTATTGTTGCATCTGTATACAAATCGATACATGTAGCTTTTCGAGGTTTCCATGGATTATACAGCTTCACTTGGTTGACACTACCTATTTTGCTTCAAAATGTGTAGGGATTTTAAGATCACATCCTATTTTGTTATTGTTTTAAGCTTTTGTTTCTCACTGTACAGCTGGCTAGCAGGCCTGCTTTGGATGCCTGTTATAATGTTTTGGGGCCAATCCTATTACAATATAGTATGAAGAAATGGTGGTCAACTCTTATCTCAAATGTGAACTTGTGAAtgtctgtctttttttttttttaattattattttattataatagtttaatatatttttagaaaaatatagtATTTTATTGTAAGATATGCAATATCGTACCGGTGTtttgaggttggctcggtatagtATGATATCAACATATCGAGCGGTATATCAGGACGTACCGAACGGTACATCAGGATTTACCGAGTGATTTCCTCTtattatagtactgtagcactgttacaATGTAACATTATAGCACTGTAGCACACTTATTATTGTAGTACTATTTGTCCGGTAACAGACGGTCTGCGTATCGATATATCGTCGGATCGATATGTATCACTCATATCGGgtgatataatttaaaattacatATCATGTTTTATTGTTAAATCAGTGCTTTTGTGTTGCTTATGTGCAATACTTTCTGTGGGTGTCTATATTCCCAACTAACTCTTTTTTCGGTGTTTCCAATTTCACTTCGACAATTTCACTCCTgtatgttttgttttgttttgttttgtgtaAATTGTAAGATCCGGATTTGACTGTCTAGTATTttcaaaatatgtcaaaagatattttgaatttttaatattttgatgagtGGAGTGGACTTACTACCCAGTCATCATCATCAATTAGATTATTAATGTTTACATGTTCAAATCTTAAAATTAATGAAGGTCTAttggttaatttttttttaatgggatTGTGGTGCatataaattgaaaaataaaatgaaagaagttGAATAAaacctttttttattttgtgtttttGAGTTCCTTCTAAAAGCCACATTATACTTTTTGCTTAAAAGATTCAGAATGTAGTGCTCATGATACAAAACTAAAGGGTTTAGTCTTACCAATGAGATTGATTGTCCATGatacaaaattagtaaaaaaaaaaaaatctaattttagcAAAACCCAGCTTATTAGTGGAGGcacaattttttagatttttttgccAGGCTAAGTGAGGAGGACAGACTTGGATCGCAGAACCTCATCATTAACTGACGGTCAACACACGGGTGATTGGTCCAAGTAAATGAGAGTTACACTTAACAACTTCACTGAACAAATCACCTGTATTAAAACTCTTTGTACCCTAAcaatcaccaccaccaccgcatCCAAGTGTTCAAGATCACAATCCCACAAATCTACTCTTCTATTGAGATCCCCAGGGGCACATCCCCTCCCATAGTCTTTTCCTTCCGACTCACCATCAGAAACAAACGATACACCATGAGCAGCAGGCAAAGGGAGAACCGCGGGAGAGTCCGGAAACCCCAAAACACATGTTTTCCTCTTAGTTATTTTTACATACACATCTAAAGACACATGGCTTATCCATATAACAAACATAGTTTGACCACCCAACTTCTAATTGCCTAAAGTTGGCACATTAATAGCATCATTATCATTTCAAGTGAAGAAAATGGGGGTTCAGTTCTTTCTTTTCTCGAGAACACATCTTTTCGCTCTTTAACCATATGCGAATTCAGAATTCAGGGGTACCTTTGTTTTCTTGGTCCTCAAAAGTTGTTCGTCCCCCACACGAGTCCAATTCAGATTAAGTTGGTACCTACGGTGGTTCTGGTTCGTCCTCTAAGGCTTACGGAATATGGTGAAAGAACCATCATGGAGGTAATTGCATATGATCTCTAGGACGATTATGCCTACCATTCGTGGACTTGGAGCTTTTGCTTTGTTGATCAACGATCAATTTTATTGTTCTTGACGACGTAACTCTTTTTACCCACCGCTCATTCAACTAACGATTAGCTTACCCTTTGCGGATGACTTGGACAAATTCAGTTAACTGCATTATAGGAATTAAACACAAGTATTCTGTATATTACACAGTGCGAAATGTTTTGTATGAGTCGAAATGGATGTGAAATTTGAGTACTACTAGGAAGAATCCATGAGATATAATATATAATGACTGAATCAGAAACTCTCAAGCTTGGCTTCAACCCATACAATCTCGTTTCTTCAAATTATATTTACACACTCCTTTCGGAGACAGCAGTAACACTACACCCGAAAGAAGGGTCCTTTTCCATAAACATATGCAGGGATGCAATGATGCCCTTGGCAACCAAAACACAAATGCTAGTAGTAGAGATGACAAACATGAATGGACACATGAATATACAAGGTTATGATGGGTTCTACGCTACGTAATCGGGAGAAGTTCTGTATATTTCCTCTGCATGTGCTGCGGGTACATACACTACGTCGGTCAGGGAGCTGTGGGTTCGTCCATAGAACAGGTACACCAAAACCCCAATCAGCAGCCACATCGAGACACGGAACCATGTGCCAGCCCTGAGTATAAAAAATATTGCAAGTATTCAAGTTCAAGGTCTCTTATTCTGATGGTGCCAACATCAAGTTATTCTAGTAAATTATTTATATGCTAATTAACATAAGCATTGATGTTTCCAAACTAATCGATATGCAGATATACTAGCAAGTATGAAAGAGCAGCATGCGAAAGATAGATGGAGGAAGAAAAGATCTTTCCCAGCCTACCCAAGATTTACTAGCAGGTATGCGTTGATGAGGATGCAGCAAACAGGAAGAAATGGCACAAAGGGGCAAATGAAACCTGTAGAGACCCAGCCTTGGAGGTTAGAACAAAGTCACCAAATCATTAGAGTACCACAAAGAACATATGGTCAGTACCTCCGGTATGTCCAAAATTATGACGAGCATCATCTTGATCGATCCAGACAAGCACAAATAGACCACCCAGAAGAAGCAAGCCTCCGACAGAGCATGCCAGGTAGCGGAGGAAGCTGTTGAGAAACATAATTGGAGGATCATCAGGAGTTGCTAGACAATGAATCCcaaattttaaaagatattcaacgAACATTTAACATTCAAATGTCGATGAAAATTGTAAATGAGTAGCTTATTTACATGTATGTAGTAAAACAATGATTGCATGAGCAAGAAGCAAAGCACTCCATGAGAAGTAAAGACACACTGATTACCCTACATAGAGTTCTGGCACCATCATCGGTGATACAGACGATGAATTCACCATCTATATGCTGTTCCTTCTGTGGACTATAAGCTTAAGCTGGACAGTAACTCGCCACAATGGCAAATAAACATCAAATTATTTCAACAAATAGGTTTGTGACTTGGATCAATTCTTTCAATTATACAGCCAGGAAATGTATTAGCAAGCACTATTAGAAGAAGTGATTAAAATTGTTCCAAACCAAACAAGAAAATCTGTTGTCACAGCCAGAGTTAAGATTTACACAAACTGGTCTTGTAGTGACACTTGAAGCAAATTTCATTCCAGATCCTACACTTGTGATATTACAATCTGAACTTCCCCTTGTTAAACTAGCATCTTGCTCTCTGGTTCCAAGCATACCACAGAAGACAAGAGTttaatattgaaaaaaaaatctctattttTTAACATAACATGTCACGGCAAAAAGTTTGTATATCCAATAAATTCTAGAGGTATCACACTAAAAATCGCCAAACTTGTAATCCAGCATATGTAAAATTCTTTAAAGATCAATGGATGCATCTGCATGCCGCTTGGTTGGGTAGTTACCACTGTGCAAGATACATATTTCATTTGTCTCATGAAGAACTAAGGTATTGTTATATTTAGAGAAAATAAAGCTCATCGGGGATatgctttaatttttttaattttatgaagCTGGAGATGATCACAATTGCATGAGTTTACCATACACTGATCATTTTGTGATTGTTAATAGTTGTAAATTGATCCAGTAAACAATTCATTCTAGAGCATTACAGAGCCTAAGGATCACAAACATTTCATCTGTGGCAGGACATATATGCAGTTGACAGCAAGACTTACTCAGGCAAGAATGTGTAAGAAGCCGATGTAGTGAGGATAAGAACTCCAAGACAAACAGATGCAATGCTCCAAGCGGCCTTTTGTCGCCGAGTTTGTTCATTGAAATGCTCTGCAAAGATCAACTAAAAATTGACTAGTTGAACACAATGATGCCAAGTCAACTATAAGAAAATGCAAGTTCATGTTCTGATTATTAAATACAAGTACACATAACTGAAATTACGCATGAAAGAGCAGTTGCACATGAACTCTTCAGTTATCAATTAGGCTAGGAACTCAACTCAGAAAGGGGAGTGTTTTTCAGCCATCAGTACCTGGATTGATTTCCTTCCCAATTAGAGGACAGTTGACTGATTCCTTATTAATTTCTTGAGATGGGCCATCATATTGGTTTTCGCTACTGCCGGTATTTCCAAGAGAATCTGCCTTGTCCCCATTGTTTTGAACACTGTAGCGATTTGAAACTGAATCAATTGATTCCTGGAAAGATGACGGCAGAGGTATCTCATCTGGAGGTACATATCTCAGTATCAAGATTGAGATTGCAACAATGGTGAAAGCAAGAAGTGTGCCAACGCTGACCTACACAGAACAAATACAGCCGACAGAGTGGTTAGTAATGAGACTTCACACTTTGGTAGTACATCCTCAGCTTTTTATATCTTAAAACAATCTCACCATTCCTGCCAATTGAGAAACATCCATGAAGAATGCTAGGGTTGCTGCGAAAATCCCAGTCAAGATAGTACTCTTGACTGGAACTTGTGTGCGCACATTAACATCTGAGAAGAAAGATGGCAACAATCCATCTCTAGCCATTGCCATCAGTATTCTAGGCTGCGATAAGACAAAAATAATGAAAACATTTATCCTTAACTTCTCATCACTTATTCAACGTTTGCTTTAGAAAAAGCTACAAATATATGAAGCAATCACAATCAACGGTGTACCGGTGAGGTTAGCAGAATAACAAACTCAGGGACACGGATATTGTAACTAAGTTAACCAAAACCAATAAATTGCAGATGGAGAACTGAAATGGCTCATTACTTGAATTCCAAAGAAACAAAGTCGGTATGTTACAAGCTGCGAAGATCAATCcaataaagaaaaaatttatCCAGACTACACCTTCATATTTTGTAGGAAAAATTCATATGTTCCCAAAAGTCAGTGATTTTCATATTTAGCCTCTGAATTTAACTTTGGCATATGTATGTATCCCTACAATCTAAAGTCTATTTTTAGACTACTACCGGTGTCTCTCCAAAACAGTATGGGATCTTCACCTTTTCACACATTTCATTTGGGTCCCATACAGTGGTTTACAGCCTATCCCATCCCAACATTCTTTTTTAAGATGGCATACCATAATGCTTGTTTCACAAAATCCATTTTCATGTCCGTTTTAAATTGTATTGGCATCAGCTATCAGTTTCTTAAGCAAACATCCTCTCAACAGGATTGGATAGATTGCAGAAAAATATATAGCATTGTCCAAGGATAAGTAGATTCCTAAAAAATCCACTTCCAATAGTGTCTACAAAAATAAAATCGAGACAAATTAGAAAAAGCCTTCAGGACTCCTTGATTTATTGTATATACCTGTGGGAGAAGGGAGCCCATTAAAGCTGAGCAAAGTGCAAGAACGGCACCAGATGTGATAATATATCTGTTATTGTGAAAGGAGCAAGAATGATTATAAAGAGTGACTAAATATATAATAACTGATATAAAGAGGCAACATCTACATACACTGCCCACTGCATATCATTTCTCGCGAATGCAGATGAGATTGGGGTGTCAGGATCCATTGCAAAGTATGGAACCAGGCCAACGACGACAACAGAAACCATCATATAGAGTAAGCAACATACAGACAGTGATGTTGCTATTCCCAATGGCAAATCTCTTTGAGGATTCTTAACCTGCAACAAGAGACTATATTAGCCTAAGAAAAGGGACTAATCAAGAAAGAAACCAGATGACGATTATTCTATCATTTTCATCAGCTAACGCAATCTATTCGCAATCAAACAATCATGTGGTCATCATAATACAATTTTCATAAAGCAACACTCAGTGCAATTTTCAAGAGCagtagaagcaaaaaaaaaaaaggaaaaagcttACCTCCTCAGCAGTGCTAGCAACAGAATCAAAACCTATGTAAGCAAAAAAGACGGTTGCTGAACCAGCAAGCATCCCATTTACTCCATAAGGAAAGTATCTGAGAATTTAAAAAAGAATTAGCAACTTACAAGAATCAATTAAATCGCTACAGGATACTTTGAGTTGTCGTTAGTCATTACCCGCCAGCAACAGTATAACCAACCCATCCAGTCTGAAAGCCAATATATCCACCAGCAATAATGACAAATAACAAGACACAGACATTTGCAGTTGTGACAATTGATTGTACAAATGTGCTCTGCATGAAAAACCATCTCTAGTTAAAATATCCTAAGATACCAGCTAATGAGACTGGCAATGTGAACTTGCACTTAGCTACATACCTCCTTTATTCCCAAGCATAGTAATCCAGTCACAACAAAAACAAGAATTGCAGCACATGGATCAACAACAATATCAAGGCCTGGGATGGAAACACGTGCCAAAAATGAAGGCAGACTATCTGGTCCTCCAAAAAATAAGgcctgaaatcattttttttaaaaagagcGTCAACATAAAATTTTTGTCTTTAATCACTGCTCCAAGAACATGAATCGGAGTTGTTACAACCATGTTATGCATAGTTGAGGAATAAATGCATGCAGCAAAACTTGGAGAAAAAACATGGTATCACCTACCAACGATATTCAATCTAAAGCGAGTGCAATAGGCTAAAAGCACAGATGAGATCCATCCAACTCCAATAATCAAACTATCCATAACTCCTACATTTATTAACTGTAACTGCTTATATTAAATGAAATCTTATAATGATTACTAATCCTAAGTCAATCAAGAATTCCATATGATTTGCAAACTTTAAGATATCTAACCATgacattattgtcctcatcatgACTCAATATAGCACTCACCGTTATGCCATAAAGTTTTAATGGATGTCTACCACACAAAATACTATAGCACTCACTGTAGTCGAGTCAAATCAACTTAGGTGAAAGACACTGGAAATGATGAAAATTCACTTACAAAATTTGGGGATATGCCACGTGCAACAGCTGACCCACCAATTGTATATTCCAGAATCAGAGCCCATCCAATCAACCAAGCGACACTGACAATAGAAACAACAAACTCAGAATACCCACAAGCCTACATCTAGAAGCAGTAAATTAAATATCATTCTATTCACTTCATTCATTCACTATCGTATTTTACATTCTCTGTATTTGTGAATTTAGAATAATTCCCATATGTGAAATAGTAATAAGGCATATACAAGCTAAGTTATTTGATAAAAACAAAGAAATTACCCTTCTCCGACACATATGTAAGAATAGTGGTAAGCACTTCCAGCAGAAGGGCAACGGCTTGCAAGCTCCGCATAGCAGAAAGCTGAAAGAGCAGCTGCTATCCCAGCTATCAGAAAAGAAATGGTGAGAGCAGGTCCTGCATGTTCTCTGGCAACTGTTCCAACAAGAACATAGACTCCGGCACCTATTGTTGCACCAACACCTAAATATAAAAGAAGTAAGATATTTGAAGTCATTGACTAACAACAGCCAATAATCTGATGTAACACAAGAAAAGTAAGATTAGGAGAAGGCAAAAAGAGTTGCAAAGGATCAGAACTCTCTCGGGGGAAAACAATTCAATCCAACAATGAAGCTAAGAGAACAGATTGGGAAAGAAGCAACATGAAACTAGGGAAAGCAAGTTAAATGCTAATGGCTTCAGGATAGTAAAGGCTACGAGTATAACCATTTTATACCATGAAATTATTGCAACCAATCAAAACCTCCTGCTGTTTGCATGAGCTTCTGTATCAATACAGTATCATCTGTTAATATTTCAAGATGACCGAAGAGTGTTCTTTCTTATACCTTCATGTGTGTGTTTTCGATCATGAACAGAGAAAGAACAAGATAAGAATGAACATCACAACATCGAAATCAAGCGAAATGAGCAGAGTGCTAGACGAGCTCAATATACTGAAAGAAAGATTTCTTCCCCGCTAATATAACATCCAAAATACAAATTAATATCGAAAACGAAATTCTCCAAACTAGTTTGTGTACCCAAACAGAGTCAAGCCAAATTTCCGAACAGCTAGACAATTCGCTTCCATAAAAAGAGAACAAAAGGGGATGAAAACCACAAACGACATGGGGGAAAGGCATCGGTTTACAAACTTCCCAACAGCACTAAAAATCACCTCTTTGTTTTCCCTTTTCATtctcatgaaatcaattatatgacggCTTAGATCGCAACGGCAACCCAAAAATCCGGAATCCATAAGAATCATCTAAGAAACTCCAAGCAATCAACGATAAGCGATACCTATTGCGACGAGCTGCGGAACCGACAACGCCTTGGCGAGCTGGTGATGCCCTTCCTCGGCCCTGACGCGGTTCGAATCCACCTGCTTCCTCCTCGTCAGGCACCGGAACCCCGAGCGGACTCCCCCACCGTCCTCGAACCCCATCACAAGAAAACCCGCAAAGAACCCCAAAAAAGATGCCGAATTTATTCACGAACGGAGACGCTGAACCTGACCGAGATCAAATTCGTCGGGATTTCATGCCACCAAGTCCCGACAAAGATTGGATTTTATCCCTCCTTTCGAGAGGAGAGCGAGGagataaaaaaaggagagaggagAAGAGGCAGAAGAAAACGACTTCGTCTCCCTTGTTTATTCTTCCTTCCCGCTGCCCCTTGCTCTTCTTTTTCttattcctcctcctcttcttttcaaGGAATCTCCCGCGatcctcctcttcccctcctccGATGGTTCGCTCTTAAAGGGCGGAGATTAGAAGGAGAAACAGAAAGAACGGGAACGAGACGAAAGCGGGCGATGATCCTCTACAATCCTTCTTCTGGCTGCAACAGAACAATCTCAAATCTGGCGTCTGATAGAGACTGTACATAGCACGATGAAACATGATCCGTCGATTGAGGCCGGATCCGATCCGTGTCGATCGCTGGAGAGGATCCCACTACTAAGAATGGAAACCGACCAAACTGGGTAAAAAAGGGAAATACACCAAACAAGAGTCTCTCACCCGTCTCCCCAACCCAGTGAGGGAACTTTTGGGTCCCACCGAGCGGGTAAGGAACCGGACGAGTAGGTACGGTACGTATGTTATGCCCTGCTATAAATGCGGTGGAGCGGATCTTAAAGATTCATGgatcttttcttatttttgtttttgCCTTTTGTTTTTATAAACATCGGTGTTCGCACCGTGTCGGTGAGCATACCGTTCGATGCCCCATTGAGAGCGACTCCACTTACCTTTTTCTCCAAGGCTCATCAGTGGGCGGTCCCATGCAACATGGGGCAAGCTTGTTCTATTCTCCACACCCACATTGCAATTTCATGTTCCAAATTTGGGTTGCATTTGAAAGCTACCTCCTCCATGTTAATGATTTATttgtaggaaaaaaaaaatagccATGATTGACCAACAATTTGCACCTCTTGTCTCTTAAACAATTAGAAAACTTAGATTAGACTCAAATTAAAATTTAATGTGCTTTGGAAAGTTTCAACATTGACTTGATTAGATGTTTATGTTCCTTGTTCAATTAAAACGaggactttttttttataatatattagggATTTTAGAGTTTGTATGAAATTTATATATCATaggaaatttttttaattatttttaatataaaaaaaataaaaaatatatattttgtgcTAAGTCTCATTCGTCTTCATCTTTTCAAGATAGTCAATTTTTTTTGACATATTATTTCAAGTATCTATTCATTTCTTGGTAGGATGTCACATTATTATCAACAACATCATCATAGTCATTATtgtttgattataattattagaCAATCATCATCACAAATTTTCGATGGTATATTgtatgagcaaaaaaaaaaaaaaagagagaaaaaaaatttatttatttttgaatagtaTTATATTTTGATCTTTTCAATGGAAAAGACTCTCATCAGTCGATGTTGACATGGGAAGGGCAAAAAGTATGGGGTTTTCATGCAATAGTAATATAATGTGTTTTTACGGCACCTCATTATCACTGATGTCATAATGACTGCCACTGCATGGcacaaaattaatattatatacgTGCATTCACAATGCACGGCATGTGAGGAAAGGGACCGAAAGAGATTGCGGTGGGGGTGGCTTTTGGCGTGTTGTGCTGTGTCCTGCAGGCTTTCTTCCGGTAGGGGGACGATCCATACGTCATGGCTATTTGCAAGCAGCAGCGCCCGCCGGTTTTGATCGTCCTTTGAGACGCGCTCCATTATTGGTCTCGGAAGGAAGGAATGGTCAGCGCATGCAGGTTCCCCACTGTGTTCTCGGCACAAGTTTGAAGACCTTAGCAGCTTCTCCTTTGTTTCCGTGGTCGCTCATCTCCATGTTTGTTCTCCATGTTTTCAGAAACAACAAGCTCAGACCTACGAAATCTGATCTTTAAACGGAAACAAGGTGTAAAAGCTTTCAGATCTGATCGCCAGTAGGAAACGAAGTCAGATTCCTGAAGTAGGGATCGAACCTTCTTCTCTACTGATTCCTGAGTTCAGGGCTTTAGATTCTTCATCCCACACTTGTTTTCCTGTAGGTCACTGTTCTCCATGTTTCGAGAAACAAGAAGCACAGACTTGTAAATCTGATCTCGAACAGTT
The DNA window shown above is from Musa acuminata AAA Group cultivar baxijiao chromosome BXJ2-4, Cavendish_Baxijiao_AAA, whole genome shotgun sequence and carries:
- the LOC103983083 gene encoding cationic amino acid transporter 2, vacuolar, coding for MGFEDGGGVRSGFRCLTRRKQVDSNRVRAEEGHHQLAKALSVPQLVAIGVGATIGAGVYVLVGTVAREHAGPALTISFLIAGIAAALSAFCYAELASRCPSAGSAYHYSYICVGEGVAWLIGWALILEYTIGGSAVARGISPNFALFFGGPDSLPSFLARVSIPGLDIVVDPCAAILVFVVTGLLCLGIKESTFVQSIVTTANVCVLLFVIIAGGYIGFQTGWVGYTVAGGYFPYGVNGMLAGSATVFFAYIGFDSVASTAEEVKNPQRDLPLGIATSLSVCCLLYMMVSVVVVGLVPYFAMDPDTPISSAFARNDMQWAVYIITSGAVLALCSALMGSLLPQPRILMAMARDGLLPSFFSDVNVRTQVPVKSTILTGIFAATLAFFMDVSQLAGMVSVGTLLAFTIVAISILILRYVPPDEIPLPSSFQESIDSVSNRYSVQNNGDKADSLGNTGSSENQYDGPSQEINKESVNCPLIGKEINPEHFNEQTRRQKAAWSIASVCLGVLILTTSASYTFLPDFLRYLACSVGGLLLLGGLFVLVWIDQDDARHNFGHTGGFICPFVPFLPVCCILINAYLLVNLGAGTWFRVSMWLLIGVLVYLFYGRTHSSLTDVVYVPAAHAEEIYRTSPDYVA